The region TAGAGAGCACGCCTTCCTATGTCTTTTCTATAAAATGTATCTGGTGCTTTGATTTTTCCAAGAAACGCATAACAATCATTAATTGCATCTTTTAGAGAATTTCCAAAAGAAGTGATTCCGAGAATTCGTCCACCATTTGCCAAAATTTGGTTTTCTTGGCTTTTCGTTCCTGCATGGTAAACCACCACATTCCCCTCGTTTGGCGGAATCTCTAAAGGCATTCCTTTTTGTGGGGCGTCCGGATATCCTTTCGCTGCTAGCACAACTATAGCAGATGATCCCTCTTTTAGTTTTAGATTTCTCTCCGGGAGGTTGCCCACCGCCGAAGCATAAAAAATAGGTAAAATATCTTCATCCAACAAACGCAGCACACACTGTGTTTCTGGATCCCCAAATCGACAGTTAAATTCCACTACATTGGGATTTCCTTCTTTGGTAATCATAAGACCAACATAAAGAAGTCCATTATAAGGATGGCCGGCGGATCTAAACTCAGCTAACATCGGCTCAATGACTTGTTCTTTTACTTTGGAAAGAACAGAATCTGTGACAATCGGTGCCGGGGCATAAGCACCCATCCCACCTGTGTTTGGACCAATGTCGCCGTCATAAGCACGTTTGTGGTCTTGGGCTGCAGGAAGGCACATATACCTTTCCCCATCGGCAATCACAAAAAGGGATGCTTCTTCTCCTTCTAAAAAGGATTCCAAAACTACTTTATTACCACTTTCCCCAAACTTTGATTCTAAAAAGATTTCATCTAACGCCTGTTTTACTTCCTTCATTTCGAAGGCAACAGTGACACCCTTTCCTGCAGCAAGGCCATCTGCTTTGACAACCAAAGGTAAAATTTCTTTTTGGGCATAACTCCAAGCCGATTCATGGTCTGTAAATACTGCAAAAGAAGCCGTAGGAACTTTGGCCCGTTTCATCATTTCTTTGGCAAAGTGTTTGCTTCCTTCCACTTGCGCACAATAAGCAGAAGGCCCAAAACAAGGGATACCTATTTCAGCACACCAATCAGAAAGTCCGTTGACGAGTGGATCTTCTGGGCCAACCACAACCAGATTTGTTCCCGAAGATTTTATATAATCAAAAAATTTAGATTTATCAGTGATGGATATATCTTTTGTATCCAATAAGATATCTTTCGAAAAACCACCATTCCCTGGAAACACCTTAAGCGATTCCAAAGATTTTGATTTAGAGATGGCATCCGCTAACGCATGTTCTCTTCCGCCACTTCCAATGAGTAAAACTTTAAATTTATGTTCCAATTTTTTCTAAAGCCCTTACCGTACTATCTAGTTTCTCTTTCCAAGTATTATACTTTTCTCTTTCTTTTTCTACCACATCCGGTTTTGCTTTTTCTAAGAAAGATGGATTGTTGATTTTATTTTCCAACTTTTCCATCTCCAATTGGATTTGTTTTTTCTCTTTTTCCAATCGTTGTTTTTCTTTTTCAAAATCAAAAATACCTTCCAAAGGAAGAAAAATTTCTCCAATCGAAAATGCACCAACGGAATCCGTATTTTTTGCTTCATAAGAATCTAAAAATTCCAAACTCTCTGCTTTGGAAAGTTGGAGAATGGATTTGATTTCTCTTTCCATCATTTCTTT is a window of Leptospira kanakyensis DNA encoding:
- the purD gene encoding phosphoribosylamine--glycine ligase produces the protein MEHKFKVLLIGSGGREHALADAISKSKSLESLKVFPGNGGFSKDILLDTKDISITDKSKFFDYIKSSGTNLVVVGPEDPLVNGLSDWCAEIGIPCFGPSAYCAQVEGSKHFAKEMMKRAKVPTASFAVFTDHESAWSYAQKEILPLVVKADGLAAGKGVTVAFEMKEVKQALDEIFLESKFGESGNKVVLESFLEGEEASLFVIADGERYMCLPAAQDHKRAYDGDIGPNTGGMGAYAPAPIVTDSVLSKVKEQVIEPMLAEFRSAGHPYNGLLYVGLMITKEGNPNVVEFNCRFGDPETQCVLRLLDEDILPIFYASAVGNLPERNLKLKEGSSAIVVLAAKGYPDAPQKGMPLEIPPNEGNVVVYHAGTKSQENQILANGGRILGITSFGNSLKDAINDCYAFLGKIKAPDTFYRKDIGRRAL